The Stratiformator vulcanicus genome has a segment encoding these proteins:
- a CDS encoding DUF7133 domain-containing protein, which produces MLRLKLLALAVFVVTGQYVAGETKNIRVKSPDGFRATPFALPPDVNYPVCLSAAVTGELFVGVDPQGSLGKEKGDGKVVRCIDTDGDGTADEFTEFCRVDHPRGLFFDDGQLWVLHPPKLSVFTDNDGDGVADSEKVLVENISTEMIRKRGADHSTNGIRMGIDGWIYIAMGDYGVVNATGTDGRTVTHRGGGVLRVRPDGTELELFCTGLRNIVDVCVDPYLNIFTRDNTNDGGGWDTRVSHIIETAEYGYPSLFKNFSDEIMPPLGEYGGGSGCGGLSLDDRRWPSPFATSTYTCDWGRNTVYRHELTSRGPTFTTTQQTFLKMPRPTDIDIDGAGRMYVSSWRNGKFRYTGPDVGFVAQITPPGFKPQAAVAPGELDLTAVVDQLRSPSAVVRLHAQRELLRRSNHEDTAGAIRAVMIDADANLASRVAALFALKQLQGEESHFELVNVLTDPALRRFALKALTDRRNETQGIKVDQIRDFLNDANAKVRAQAVISLSRLDDRESVDELLSLYKREVAAQQGESRPVAIPHLIIQALVGMKADEQCVAALSGPNASIAVRALQQMHSSVAVDGLINQLNAEPEQAMRCALITALIRLYHREASFQGRWWGTRPDTAGPYFKAVEWEQSPRIAKELRSQDEAADAALKTFLREELIRHRVSIDGIDILPSESEREVVVEVKIPKFDPLNPQQIGNRPQQSVISDVMDRRGKAERGAELFRTQSCHACHSTAKKQQAIGPHLADIGKRSKPREILESILDPDKKITQGFDTYSFILADGKVVTGFVTQESGDAVSIRKSDGSATTVGNEYIEERIRQELSSMPKGLVNNLTAEELSDLIAFLQSL; this is translated from the coding sequence ATGCTCCGCTTGAAGTTATTGGCTCTCGCCGTCTTCGTCGTTACTGGGCAGTATGTAGCGGGTGAAACAAAGAATATCCGGGTTAAGTCCCCTGATGGCTTTCGGGCGACGCCATTTGCGCTTCCGCCGGACGTGAACTATCCGGTCTGCCTCTCAGCGGCGGTCACGGGAGAATTATTCGTTGGCGTCGATCCTCAGGGATCGTTGGGCAAGGAAAAGGGTGATGGCAAAGTTGTCCGTTGCATCGACACCGATGGCGACGGAACCGCGGACGAGTTCACGGAGTTCTGCCGCGTTGATCACCCACGGGGGCTTTTCTTCGATGACGGGCAACTGTGGGTGCTGCATCCGCCGAAGTTAAGCGTCTTTACCGACAATGACGGAGATGGCGTTGCCGATTCCGAGAAAGTGCTTGTCGAGAATATTTCGACAGAGATGATCCGCAAACGCGGTGCGGACCACTCGACCAACGGAATCCGTATGGGCATCGACGGCTGGATTTATATTGCCATGGGCGATTACGGGGTCGTCAATGCAACAGGGACCGACGGCAGGACGGTCACCCATCGCGGCGGGGGAGTCTTAAGAGTGCGGCCCGATGGTACCGAATTGGAACTCTTCTGCACGGGCTTGCGGAACATTGTGGACGTTTGCGTCGACCCCTATCTCAATATATTCACGCGAGACAACACCAACGACGGCGGCGGCTGGGACACACGCGTCAGTCATATCATCGAAACTGCCGAGTACGGCTATCCTTCACTATTTAAGAACTTTTCCGACGAGATCATGCCCCCTCTGGGCGAGTACGGTGGCGGCTCGGGCTGCGGCGGGCTGTCACTCGATGACCGCCGTTGGCCGTCACCCTTCGCGACTTCCACCTATACCTGCGACTGGGGTCGAAACACCGTCTATCGCCATGAATTAACGAGCCGAGGCCCGACATTTACGACAACTCAGCAAACGTTTCTTAAGATGCCGCGGCCGACCGACATCGATATTGATGGTGCCGGTCGGATGTACGTCAGCAGTTGGCGAAACGGAAAATTTCGCTACACCGGACCCGATGTCGGCTTCGTGGCCCAAATCACACCACCGGGCTTTAAGCCGCAGGCAGCCGTCGCTCCGGGGGAGCTCGATTTAACGGCAGTTGTGGATCAACTCCGGTCGCCGAGTGCCGTTGTCCGTCTACACGCTCAACGGGAACTTCTGCGTCGATCAAATCATGAAGATACCGCCGGGGCGATTCGTGCCGTAATGATTGACGCTGATGCCAACCTTGCGAGCCGCGTGGCAGCTTTATTTGCGCTGAAGCAACTTCAGGGGGAAGAATCGCATTTCGAATTAGTTAATGTGCTCACCGACCCGGCGCTTCGACGATTCGCCCTGAAGGCACTGACCGATCGTCGGAATGAGACACAAGGTATTAAAGTCGATCAAATACGCGACTTCTTGAATGACGCGAATGCGAAAGTCCGTGCGCAAGCTGTCATTAGTTTGTCCCGGCTCGACGACCGAGAGTCCGTTGATGAGTTGTTGTCACTCTATAAGCGAGAAGTCGCGGCACAGCAGGGTGAAAGTCGTCCCGTAGCAATTCCGCACCTGATTATTCAAGCGTTGGTCGGGATGAAGGCGGATGAGCAATGTGTTGCCGCGCTGTCCGGTCCCAACGCATCAATCGCCGTCCGGGCATTACAACAAATGCACTCGTCTGTTGCGGTCGATGGTCTGATCAATCAATTGAACGCGGAACCCGAGCAAGCAATGCGATGCGCGCTTATCACCGCCCTCATACGGCTCTATCACCGTGAAGCATCGTTTCAAGGCCGCTGGTGGGGAACGCGGCCTGATACCGCGGGGCCCTATTTTAAAGCCGTCGAATGGGAACAGTCGCCCAGGATTGCGAAAGAACTGCGGTCGCAGGACGAGGCAGCCGATGCCGCGCTCAAAACATTCCTCCGCGAAGAACTAATTCGACATCGGGTCTCGATTGACGGCATCGATATATTGCCCTCGGAGTCGGAACGAGAGGTCGTTGTTGAAGTTAAGATTCCGAAATTTGATCCGCTGAATCCTCAGCAAATCGGAAATCGCCCGCAGCAGTCCGTCATCTCAGACGTGATGGACCGTCGCGGTAAGGCCGAGCGAGGTGCCGAACTCTTTCGGACTCAGTCGTGCCATGCCTGTCATTCCACGGCAAAAAAACAGCAAGCGATCGGCCCGCACCTCGCCGACATCGGCAAACGGTCAAAGCCCCGCGAGATTCTCGAATCAATTCTTGATCCCGATAAGAAAATCACGCAGGGTTTCGACACGTATTCCTTCATCTTGGCGGATGGTAAGGTCGTGACAGGCTTCGTCACACAAGAATCAGGCGATGCCGTTTCAATTCGCAAGTCCGATGGAAGCGCAACGACTGTCGGCAATGAGTATATTGAGGAGCGTATCAGGCAGGAGCTTTCGTCGATGCCGAAGGGGTTGGTCAATAACCTTACGGCGGAGGAACTCTCGGACCTGATTGCGTTCTTGCAATCGTTGTAG
- a CDS encoding 3-keto-disaccharide hydrolase, with translation MLRLICVIVAVVVGISVGTSHVKAEPIDGGWIQLFDGKTLKGWTPKFRGEPVGENYLNTFRVEDGLLTVSYDQYETWNEKFGHLFYKEPAGRYRLRFEYRFLGDQVGGGPNWARRNNGIMIHGQEPAAMKLDQKFPNSLEVQLLGGLNEKSKRPTLNLCTPGTFVRLNDKDHKQHCTNSNSRTFNGDQWVTGEIIVDGDRSIQHLVDGEVVMEYSQPRLDDGTPLASGTISIQAESAPIQFRRIELKHLGERE, from the coding sequence ATGCTCCGATTAATATGTGTGATTGTGGCTGTCGTCGTGGGGATATCTGTTGGCACCTCGCACGTGAAGGCAGAGCCAATCGACGGCGGCTGGATTCAATTGTTTGATGGCAAGACCCTCAAAGGTTGGACACCGAAATTTCGGGGCGAACCGGTTGGAGAGAATTACCTTAACACGTTTCGAGTTGAGGACGGTTTGCTGACCGTGTCCTACGATCAATACGAGACGTGGAACGAGAAGTTCGGGCATTTATTCTACAAGGAACCGGCCGGGCGATATCGGCTGCGGTTCGAGTACCGTTTTCTCGGCGATCAAGTGGGTGGCGGACCGAACTGGGCACGACGCAACAATGGGATCATGATTCACGGTCAAGAACCCGCCGCGATGAAGCTCGATCAGAAGTTTCCAAATTCACTGGAAGTTCAACTTCTCGGCGGACTCAATGAGAAATCAAAGAGACCAACCCTCAATCTTTGCACGCCGGGCACCTTCGTCCGCCTGAATGACAAAGACCACAAGCAGCACTGCACAAATTCAAATTCCAGAACATTTAATGGCGATCAGTGGGTGACCGGTGAGATCATTGTCGACGGCGATCGCTCCATTCAGCATCTCGTTGATGGCGAAGTCGTCATGGAATATTCGCAGCCGCGACTCGATGATGGTACCCCCCTTGCGTCTGGGACGATTTCGATTCAGGCGGAAAGCGCCCCGATCCAGTTTCGTCGCATCGAATTGAAACACTTGGGTGAGCGCGAATAG
- a CDS encoding sulfatase family protein, whose amino-acid sequence MRLVCFVVALFSTGLALAGERPNVVVIMADDLGYGDVSCYGATEYSTPNIDRLAEEGMRFTSGYCSASTCTPSRFSFLTGTYAFRQKGTGIASPNNPAIIKPGTPTIASLLKGAGYRTAVIGKWHLGLGGSDGPDWNGDLKPGPLEIGFDHCFLLPTTNDRVPQVYVEGHRVLNLDPEDPLWVGRKKPSPDHPTGITHRDTLRLDWHHGHNQTIHNGISRIGYYTGGHAARFRDEDLADRWVEESDQWIQQESDKPFFLFFASHDLHVPRMPHERFQGATKQGFRSDSIIQLDWCVGQLLETLDEAGHADDTLIIFCSDNGPVLNDGYEDGAVELLGDHDPNGPFNGGKYSVYEGGTRTPFITHWPGRIEPGVSDEIVCTIDIAASLAALTETPLPDDGFHDSAQVLPALLGEAGASGRELLVEQDNGRWGSFGFRKGDWKLVRKMSRPSKRKRQGNDNPPKPRYELFNLADDRGEENDIAKQNPNVTKSMIQELDRIIE is encoded by the coding sequence ATGCGCCTTGTCTGTTTTGTTGTTGCCCTGTTCTCGACCGGTTTGGCTCTAGCGGGTGAGCGACCGAACGTCGTGGTGATCATGGCTGACGATCTCGGTTATGGAGACGTCTCATGTTACGGGGCGACGGAATACAGCACGCCGAATATCGATCGGCTCGCCGAGGAAGGGATGCGTTTCACCAGCGGTTACTGCTCTGCCTCGACATGTACGCCGTCGCGATTTTCTTTTCTGACCGGCACCTATGCTTTTCGCCAAAAAGGCACAGGAATCGCAAGTCCCAATAACCCCGCGATTATTAAACCGGGGACTCCGACAATCGCATCGTTATTGAAAGGTGCGGGCTATCGAACGGCGGTCATCGGTAAGTGGCATCTGGGGCTTGGTGGCAGCGACGGTCCTGACTGGAACGGCGACCTTAAGCCAGGGCCGCTGGAGATCGGCTTTGATCATTGCTTCTTACTTCCCACAACAAATGACCGGGTACCGCAGGTTTACGTCGAGGGTCATCGCGTCTTAAATCTCGATCCCGAAGATCCGTTGTGGGTCGGCCGGAAGAAGCCGAGCCCGGATCATCCGACCGGAATCACACATCGCGACACGCTTCGACTGGATTGGCATCATGGCCACAATCAGACGATTCATAACGGTATTAGTCGAATTGGTTATTACACTGGCGGTCACGCTGCCAGGTTTCGTGACGAAGATTTGGCCGACCGTTGGGTCGAAGAATCGGATCAATGGATTCAGCAGGAATCGGACAAGCCGTTCTTCTTATTTTTCGCCTCGCACGACCTCCACGTGCCACGAATGCCGCACGAGAGATTTCAAGGGGCGACCAAGCAGGGGTTCCGCTCCGACTCGATTATTCAACTCGATTGGTGTGTCGGACAGTTATTGGAGACGCTAGATGAAGCAGGACATGCTGATGACACATTAATCATCTTTTGTTCCGACAACGGGCCGGTCTTGAATGACGGGTACGAAGATGGCGCAGTTGAGTTGCTGGGCGACCATGACCCGAACGGCCCGTTCAATGGCGGAAAATATAGCGTTTATGAGGGAGGGACCCGCACGCCCTTTATCACCCATTGGCCCGGACGGATCGAGCCGGGCGTTTCAGACGAGATCGTGTGCACGATCGATATCGCCGCAAGCCTCGCGGCATTAACCGAGACCCCACTGCCCGACGACGGCTTTCATGACAGTGCCCAAGTCCTGCCGGCCCTTCTCGGTGAGGCCGGGGCAAGCGGTCGCGAGCTACTTGTCGAACAGGATAACGGCCGCTGGGGAAGCTTCGGATTTCGTAAGGGCGATTGGAAACTTGTTCGGAAGATGTCGCGACCGTCGAAACGAAAGCGTCAAGGCAATGATAATCCACCGAAGCCGCGATATGAGTTGTTTAATCTCGCGGATGATCGCGGCGAGGAGAATGACATCGCCAAACAAAATCCGAATGTGACGAAGTCAATGATTCAAGAGCTTGATCGAATCATTGAGTGA